The genomic segment GCGCGCTTCACCTCGCGGGTGATGGCCCGCTGATGCTTGGCGCAGGTGCCCGTAATCCGGCTGGCAATGATCTTGCCGCGGTCGGTCACAAAGTCATTCAAAACTTCCGGGTGCTTATAATCGAGTGGAATCTCGGGGTTCTCACAGAAGCGGCAGTACTTTCTGCGGGGCGCGAATTTTTTCTTAAAGGACATCTTAGGCCTCCTCGGTGGTCTCGGCGAGTCGCACGGTGATGAATTTGAAAATACCGTCGGTGATACGGACGTTGCGTTCAAGTTCCGCCACGGCCTTGCCCGGCATTTCCATTTCCATGCGGATATAATGGCCACGGTTGAACTTGCGAACCGGGTATGCGGTATCCTTGATACCCCAGTCATCAACCTTGACAACCTTGCCACCCTCGCGCTCGGCGACGGCGGTCAGGTTGGCCACGATATCGCGGCACTCATCCATGCCCAGCTCCGGACTCAACAGGAGCAATTCCTCATACCTTGTCATCATTATCGATCCTCCTTGTGGGTTACAGCCCGCCTTTTCCCGGCGAGCAAGGAATCACGCTGGTTATGCCCATACCCCTGGTCTGTCAAGAACAGCTGGCACGATTACACCAAGCAATGCTTGAAGACCACGTTCTTTGCGCTTACATCTGCGCCATGTTCCGCATCATCGCCCTTGTCCTTCTTCTTCTGCCCGCGCCGGCCCTGGCCGCGGCGCCCAACGTGCTGGTCCTGCATTCCTACCATCCCGGCCTGTCCTGGACCGACAATCTCAATGCCGGCATCCGGGACACCTTTCACGATCTCGCGCCCAAGGTTCTGCTCTGGATGGAATATCTGGACACCAAACGCAATACGGACACCTCATACCTGGCGCTGCAGGCCGCCCTGCTCCGGCACAAACTGGCCGACAGCCGCTTCGATCTGATCA from the Deltaproteobacteria bacterium genome contains:
- the rpsR gene encoding 30S ribosomal protein S18; protein product: MSFKKKFAPRRKYCRFCENPEIPLDYKHPEVLNDFVTDRGKIIASRITGTCAKHQRAITREVKRARQMALMFYTATHSTDVLKKSRI
- the rpsF gene encoding 30S ribosomal protein S6, which encodes MTRYEELLLLSPELGMDECRDIVANLTAVAEREGGKVVKVDDWGIKDTAYPVRKFNRGHYIRMEMEMPGKAVAELERNVRITDGIFKFITVRLAETTEEA